A stretch of Vigna angularis cultivar LongXiaoDou No.4 chromosome 4, ASM1680809v1, whole genome shotgun sequence DNA encodes these proteins:
- the LOC108330338 gene encoding uncharacterized protein LOC108330338, which translates to MLDWERPKTVKDLRGFLELTGYYRRFVKDYGKIAKPLTKLLKKGEFSWNERAEEALSKLKRAITTAQYLYKARVTNKAADALSRKNEGNNDEEKELCVLARPYWKDFEEIVKEVEEDEILQKVIDDIRRDPNTHPTCTLERERLGGHSGVYRTYRKVARSLYWIGMKKDVTGFFASYLGYDAILVVVDHLSKYGHFLPLKHPYMARTIADIFVKEIVKLHGVPISIGTQLKMSTAYHPESYGQMEMLNRVLEGYLRCFYSEKPRGWMTVLPWTEYLYNTNYQGTIRCTPFEAVYGRSPPSLHRFIPGKSLVEVVSQELQTRDEALRDHQGSIGR; encoded by the exons ATGTTAGATTGGGAGAGGCCTAAAACAGTAAAGGACTTGAGGGGATTTCTAGAGTTGACTGGCTATTATAGAAGGTTTGTCAAGGATTATGGAAAAATTGCCAAGCCTTTGACAAAATTGTTGAAGAAGGGAGAGTTCTCGTGGAACGAGAGAGCAGAGGAGGCTTTGAGCAAGTTGAAAAGGGCCATTACTACTGCCCAGTACT TATACAAGGCGAGGGTTACTAATAAAGCAGCAGACGCTCTGTCCCGGAAGAATGAGGGGAATAACGATGAGGAGAAGGAGCTATGTGTATTAGCTAGACCATACTGGAAAGATTTTGAGGAAAttgtgaaggaagtggaggaggatGAGATCTTACAAAAGGTGATAGATGACATTAGAAGGGATCCGAACACTCACCCAACTTGTACGCTAGAACGGGAAAG ACTAGGGGGACATTCTGGGGTGTATAGGACATATCGCAAGGTAGCTCGATCCTTGTATTGGATTGGCATGAAAAAGGATGTGACCGGTTTTTTTGCCAGCTATCTG GGCTACGATGCTATCTTGGTTGTGGTAGATCACCTTAGCAAGTATGGACACTTCCTGCCACTCAAGCACCCTTATATGGCTCGTACTATTGCAGACATATTTGTTAAGGAAATAGTCAAGCTGCATGGAGTACCCATTTCCATT GGCACTCAATTGAAGATGAGCACGGCGTACCATCCGGAATCTTATGGGCAGATGGAGATGCTAAACAGAGTGTTGGAGGGCTATTTAAGGTGTTTCTATTCTGAGAAACCCCGAGGGTGGATGACAGTTTTACCATGGACTGAGTATTTATACAATACCAATTATCAAGGAACAATAAGATGTACCCCTTTTGAAGCAGTATATGGGAGATCTCCTCCTTCCTTGCATAGGTTTATACCGGGCAAGTCTTTAGTGGAGGTTGTGAGTCAGGAATTGCAAACCAGGGATGAAGCTTTGAGGGATCATCAAGGATCAATAGGAAGATGA